In one Myxococcus xanthus genomic region, the following are encoded:
- a CDS encoding DUF4956 domain-containing protein — translation MDASFSALFEGAKAELSALSVTAILPRMLAAALIGTLLSLRPWRLLMKRALPKVDMIQAQVLLCAAAAVITAVIGDSLAKAFGLVGLGGFVRFRSGLKDPRDAAILFLMIGLGMACGHGSLGLASVGTVFVMVLLFVLDCFNREEAHATAKQRLVLSAQSDDLVGAEATLRRVLGERNVMVKSCALDFDGRRLELEVEEPEPGSLAAALGRTEGAALRGLRWTAVNSRSAREERI, via the coding sequence ATGGACGCATCATTCTCAGCCCTGTTCGAGGGCGCGAAAGCGGAGCTCAGCGCGCTGTCCGTCACCGCGATTCTGCCGCGGATGCTGGCCGCGGCGCTCATTGGCACCCTGCTGTCGCTGCGGCCCTGGCGCCTGCTCATGAAGCGGGCGCTGCCCAAGGTGGACATGATTCAGGCGCAGGTGCTGCTGTGCGCGGCGGCGGCGGTCATCACCGCCGTCATCGGTGACAGCCTGGCGAAGGCCTTCGGGCTGGTGGGCCTGGGCGGCTTCGTTCGGTTCCGCTCGGGACTCAAGGACCCGCGTGACGCGGCCATCCTCTTCCTGATGATTGGCCTGGGCATGGCGTGCGGCCACGGCAGCCTGGGGCTTGCCTCCGTCGGGACGGTGTTCGTGATGGTCCTGCTCTTCGTGCTGGATTGCTTCAACCGCGAAGAGGCGCACGCCACTGCGAAGCAGCGGCTGGTGCTGTCGGCGCAGTCGGATGACCTGGTGGGCGCGGAGGCCACGCTGCGCCGGGTCCTGGGTGAGCGGAACGTCATGGTGAAGAGCTGCGCGCTCGACTTCGACGGGCGGCGGCTGGAGTTGGAAGTCGAGGAGCCGGAGCCGGGCTCCCTCGCCGCGGCGCTGGGCCGCACGGAGGGAGCGGCCCTGCGAGGCTTGCGGTGGACGGCGGTGAATTCGAGAAGCGCACGGGAGGAGCGGATATGA
- a CDS encoding metallophosphoesterase, which produces MHRKTPFHLAPWAAALMLLASTASAGTLYRDPYLQKVGPDTATIAFRLAANCQAEVRYGEGAANQSAVSQDGGKLHAVVLTGLKPGTEYTYEVSACGLRTQLNRFRTAPVPGTRSVHFVAVGDFGTGGSNQKKVAAAMVKRQAGLFVALGDNAYAGGTEAEIQNNLFVPMEALLAQVPFFAALGNHEYVTNQGQPYLDNLYLPTNNPEGTERYYSFDWGHVHFVALDSNCAVGLASADRCTRDAQKAWLERDLAGSTQPWKIVFFHHPPWSSGEHGSQLAMRRHFGPIMEKYGVDLVLTGHDHNYERSKPMKGDAVAGSGEKGIPYLVVGGGGATLRKLPGSKPDWSVIRDNQAYGFLDVTVVDGTLTAQLLGVNGDPVDRFTLQKELPPQEQLPEGAMTLVVEGERGVAPHRAFFRATPSLEAATVTWDFGDGGTAEGEAAEHVFAIPGQYTVTATATQGTVKQTATALVQVAETPGEEPQTPDDGTTDPGSPEPRPGLPDSPGPPDDGMSSSNGGCTAGPTATLLPAALALLAAGLLHRRRK; this is translated from the coding sequence ATGCACCGGAAGACCCCCTTTCACCTTGCCCCCTGGGCGGCCGCACTGATGCTGCTGGCCAGCACCGCGAGTGCGGGGACGCTGTATCGAGACCCTTATCTGCAGAAGGTGGGACCGGACACGGCGACGATCGCCTTCCGGCTCGCCGCCAACTGCCAGGCGGAGGTGCGCTACGGCGAAGGAGCAGCCAACCAGTCGGCTGTCTCCCAGGACGGCGGGAAGTTGCACGCGGTGGTGTTGACCGGGCTGAAGCCAGGCACCGAGTACACGTACGAGGTGTCGGCCTGTGGCCTGCGCACGCAGCTCAATCGATTCCGCACCGCGCCGGTGCCGGGGACCCGCAGCGTGCACTTCGTGGCGGTGGGCGACTTTGGCACGGGCGGCTCGAACCAGAAGAAGGTCGCCGCGGCCATGGTCAAGCGGCAGGCGGGGCTGTTCGTCGCGCTGGGGGACAACGCCTACGCCGGTGGCACCGAGGCGGAAATCCAGAACAACCTCTTCGTGCCCATGGAGGCCCTGCTGGCCCAGGTGCCGTTCTTCGCGGCGCTCGGCAACCATGAGTACGTGACGAACCAGGGGCAGCCCTACCTGGACAACCTCTACCTGCCCACCAACAACCCCGAGGGCACGGAGCGCTACTACTCGTTCGACTGGGGCCACGTGCACTTCGTGGCGCTCGACTCCAACTGCGCCGTGGGACTGGCGTCGGCGGACCGTTGCACGCGGGATGCGCAGAAGGCGTGGCTGGAGCGGGACCTCGCGGGGTCGACGCAGCCGTGGAAGATTGTCTTCTTCCACCACCCGCCCTGGTCCAGTGGCGAGCACGGCTCGCAGCTCGCCATGCGCCGCCACTTCGGCCCCATCATGGAGAAGTACGGCGTGGACCTGGTGCTCACCGGGCACGACCACAACTACGAGCGCAGCAAACCCATGAAGGGTGACGCCGTCGCCGGGTCCGGCGAAAAGGGCATCCCCTACCTCGTGGTGGGCGGCGGCGGCGCGACGCTGAGGAAGCTCCCCGGCAGCAAGCCGGACTGGAGCGTCATCCGCGACAACCAGGCCTATGGCTTCCTCGACGTGACAGTGGTCGACGGCACGCTCACCGCGCAGTTGCTCGGGGTGAACGGAGACCCCGTGGACCGCTTCACGCTGCAGAAGGAGCTGCCTCCGCAGGAGCAGCTTCCCGAGGGTGCGATGACGCTCGTCGTGGAGGGCGAGCGGGGCGTGGCCCCCCACCGCGCCTTCTTCCGGGCCACGCCGTCCCTCGAGGCCGCCACGGTGACCTGGGATTTCGGCGACGGCGGCACGGCCGAGGGCGAGGCCGCCGAGCACGTCTTCGCCATTCCCGGGCAGTACACGGTGACGGCCACCGCCACCCAGGGCACGGTGAAGCAGACGGCCACCGCCCTGGTCCAGGTGGCGGAGACTCCCGGTGAGGAGCCCCAGACGCCGGATGACGGCACGACGGACCCGGGCTCACCGGAGCCCCGCCCTGGGCTTCCGGACTCTCCCGGCCCCCCGGATGACGGCATGAGCAGCTCGAACGGTGGCTGCACCGCGGGCCCCACCGCCACCCTCCTCCCGGCGGCCCTGGCCCTGCTGGCCGCGGGTCTGCTCCACCGGCGCCGCAAGTAG
- a CDS encoding RsmB/NOP family class I SAM-dependent RNA methyltransferase, with the protein MATQRKSRPHSRSAPKKSGAPSGKKPSPSERPERPLREDLVLQACLEAYGSVRHEGRMADRALDFTLRRKANLYSNERRAVAERVYGLLRRQRTVDFLLSRAHPRFDSLETSRQDVLRLAASRVLYGEPHGLVARQSALAPPDAQALGALPEAAAALEALPARERFPIAASLPDFLADRFLQTFGRDAARAAEAMNERAPLVARANLLKGDRDALAQRLKAETVDVKPTPLSPMGLVLETRINAFSLESFREGMLELQDEGSQLLGMLVDAPPTRVVDACAGAGGKTLQLAAQMKNRGDLHALDIDERRMEDLKKRARRAGVHNVRAQLIPHEGPEADAALTPLKGKADRVLVDAPCSGTGTFRRKPDARYRLTPEDLEMHVGRQKALLARFATLVKPGGRLIYGTCSVLREENENVVEDFLAKHPEFTVKPVAELLGAELAEKVGPGPFLRLAPHTHGTDGFFGAVLVRAK; encoded by the coding sequence ATGGCCACCCAACGCAAGTCCCGCCCGCACTCGCGGTCGGCCCCGAAGAAGTCCGGCGCTCCGTCCGGGAAGAAGCCCTCCCCCTCCGAGCGGCCCGAGCGGCCCCTGCGAGAAGACCTGGTCCTTCAGGCCTGCCTGGAGGCGTACGGCTCGGTCCGGCACGAGGGCCGCATGGCCGACCGCGCGCTGGACTTCACCCTGCGCCGCAAGGCCAACCTCTACTCCAACGAGCGCCGCGCCGTGGCCGAGCGCGTCTACGGCCTGCTGCGCCGCCAGCGGACGGTGGACTTCCTGCTGTCCCGCGCCCACCCACGCTTCGACAGCCTGGAGACCTCGCGCCAGGACGTGCTCCGCCTGGCCGCCTCACGCGTCCTCTACGGCGAGCCCCACGGCCTGGTGGCCCGCCAGTCCGCGCTGGCGCCCCCGGATGCGCAAGCCCTGGGTGCCCTTCCCGAAGCCGCCGCCGCCCTGGAGGCCCTGCCCGCCCGCGAGCGCTTCCCCATCGCCGCGTCGCTGCCGGACTTCCTCGCCGACCGCTTCCTCCAGACGTTCGGCCGGGACGCCGCTCGCGCCGCGGAGGCGATGAACGAGCGCGCCCCGCTGGTCGCCCGCGCCAACCTCCTCAAGGGGGACCGCGACGCGCTGGCGCAGCGGCTGAAAGCGGAGACCGTGGACGTCAAGCCCACGCCGCTGTCGCCCATGGGCCTGGTGCTGGAGACGCGCATCAACGCCTTCTCCCTGGAGAGCTTCCGCGAAGGCATGCTGGAGCTCCAGGACGAGGGCAGCCAGTTGCTCGGCATGCTGGTGGACGCGCCGCCCACGCGCGTGGTGGATGCGTGCGCGGGTGCCGGCGGCAAGACGCTGCAGCTCGCCGCGCAGATGAAGAACCGGGGTGACTTGCACGCCCTGGACATCGATGAGCGCCGCATGGAGGACCTGAAGAAGCGCGCGCGCCGCGCGGGTGTGCACAACGTGCGCGCCCAGCTCATCCCCCACGAGGGCCCGGAGGCCGACGCCGCGCTGACGCCCCTCAAGGGCAAGGCGGACCGGGTGCTGGTGGACGCGCCGTGCAGCGGCACCGGCACCTTCCGCCGCAAGCCTGACGCGCGCTACCGCCTCACGCCGGAGGATTTGGAGATGCACGTGGGCCGGCAGAAGGCCCTGCTGGCGCGCTTCGCCACGCTGGTGAAGCCCGGTGGCCGGCTCATCTACGGCACGTGCAGCGTGCTGCGGGAGGAGAACGAGAACGTGGTGGAGGACTTCCTCGCGAAGCACCCCGAGTTCACGGTGAAGCCGGTGGCGGAGCTGCTGGGGGCGGAGCTGGCCGAGAAGGTCGGCCCCGGCCCCTTCCTCCGGCTGGCGCCTCACACCCACGGGACCGACGGATTCTTCGGCGCCGTCCTCGTCCGCGCGAAGTAA